From a region of the Dyella jiangningensis genome:
- a CDS encoding serine hydrolase domain-containing protein — protein MTGPLKRAAALVACLGMGLGIAQAQGTPEPASNSSTASSAANATPAMTEADVGSFFDGLMPFALRRSDIAGGVVVVVKDGQLLFARGYGYADLATRAPVSPDSTLFRPGSTSKLFTWTAVMQLVERGSLQLDRDINDYLDFKIPPRDGRPITLHDLLTHTPGFEDAARDLLPASVDDVNLEHYLKAHVPARIFPAGDRVAYSNYGCGLAGYIVQRVSGERFEDYIAHHVFAPLGMTHSTFAQPLPASLAPLMSKGYRTASDGKPQPFEAVDPAPAGAMSATATDMARFMIAQLQGGRVGDASILKPETVSAMHEQHYTPAPGMPGYGLGFYREDRNGLRIAGHGGDTVVFHSDLHLLLDKGVGIFMSFNSAGSPDAGGVRMVRAAIFHGFLDRYFPAPLPAQKVLASAARDASKVVGWYQMTRRNDSALRLFSLLSQFHVAADADGTLTVSPMLSDDAGKPLHWREVAPLQYREVNGRDRIHFVTRADGSIDYWTTDYLPAITVFGRVAGSHGAGNVMPLLGLSMFVVLATLLIWAIGPVVRRHYGATLELPQAVRRFRRLSRLGVLAMFLAVAGWFALAAAIGANEKLLLHGSAAPWMVLLYALGVVALVGVIAIVAHAASTLTRGHRSRWVTFGETVLALAALYLGWFVLAFGLVSFNTHF, from the coding sequence ATGACGGGACCACTGAAGCGTGCCGCGGCGCTTGTCGCGTGCCTGGGCATGGGTTTGGGCATCGCGCAGGCGCAGGGCACGCCCGAGCCTGCATCGAACAGCAGCACGGCCTCCTCTGCGGCCAACGCAACACCTGCGATGACGGAGGCGGATGTCGGCAGCTTCTTCGACGGCCTGATGCCTTTTGCGCTTCGGCGCAGCGATATCGCCGGTGGCGTGGTCGTGGTGGTAAAGGACGGACAGCTGCTGTTCGCCAGGGGCTATGGCTATGCCGACCTCGCCACGCGCGCGCCGGTATCGCCCGACAGCACGCTGTTCCGTCCTGGCTCGACGTCCAAGCTGTTCACCTGGACGGCGGTGATGCAGCTGGTGGAACGCGGATCGCTGCAGCTGGATCGCGACATCAACGACTACCTCGACTTCAAGATCCCGCCACGCGATGGCCGCCCCATCACGCTGCACGATCTGCTGACGCATACGCCGGGCTTCGAGGATGCCGCACGCGACCTGCTTCCGGCATCCGTCGATGACGTGAACCTGGAGCATTACCTCAAGGCGCACGTGCCGGCACGCATCTTCCCGGCGGGCGATCGCGTGGCGTATTCGAATTACGGTTGCGGTTTGGCCGGCTATATCGTGCAGCGCGTGTCGGGCGAGCGGTTCGAGGACTACATCGCCCATCACGTCTTCGCGCCGCTGGGCATGACGCACTCCACCTTTGCGCAGCCTTTGCCGGCCTCGCTGGCGCCCTTGATGTCCAAGGGCTACCGCACGGCGTCCGACGGCAAACCGCAGCCATTCGAGGCCGTGGATCCGGCGCCGGCCGGCGCGATGAGCGCCACCGCCACGGATATGGCGCGCTTCATGATCGCGCAGCTGCAGGGTGGCCGCGTCGGCGATGCGAGCATCCTCAAGCCCGAAACCGTCAGCGCGATGCACGAGCAGCACTACACGCCGGCACCGGGCATGCCGGGTTACGGCCTGGGTTTCTACCGGGAAGACCGCAACGGACTGCGCATCGCGGGACACGGCGGCGACACCGTGGTGTTCCACAGCGACTTGCATCTGCTGCTGGACAAGGGCGTCGGCATCTTCATGTCGTTCAACAGCGCAGGCAGCCCCGATGCAGGCGGTGTGCGGATGGTGCGAGCCGCCATCTTCCATGGCTTCCTCGATCGGTATTTCCCTGCCCCGCTGCCGGCGCAGAAGGTGCTGGCAAGTGCGGCGCGCGATGCATCGAAGGTGGTCGGCTGGTATCAGATGACGCGTCGCAACGACAGCGCGTTGCGCCTGTTCTCGTTGCTGTCGCAATTCCACGTTGCCGCCGATGCGGACGGCACGCTGACCGTGTCGCCCATGCTGAGCGACGATGCGGGCAAACCGTTGCACTGGCGTGAAGTGGCGCCGCTGCAGTATCGCGAAGTCAACGGCCGCGACCGGATCCATTTCGTGACGCGCGCCGATGGCAGCATCGACTACTGGACCACCGATTACCTCCCTGCCATCACGGTGTTCGGGCGCGTAGCCGGGTCGCACGGCGCCGGCAACGTCATGCCGCTGCTCGGCCTGTCCATGTTCGTCGTGCTGGCAACGTTGCTCATCTGGGCGATCGGGCCGGTGGTGCGCCGCCACTACGGCGCGACGCTTGAACTGCCACAGGCCGTGCGTCGTTTCCGCCGCCTCTCCCGTCTCGGCGTGCTGGCGATGTTCCTGGCCGTCGCAGGCTGGTTCGCGCTGGCGGCGGCCATTGGCGCCAACGAGAAACTGCTGCTGCATGGCTCGGCTGCACCGTGGATGGTGCTGCTGTACGCGCTTGGCGTCGTCGCGCTGGTCGGCGTCATCGCCATCGTGGCGCACGCCGCCAGCACGCTGACCCGAGGGCACCGCAGCCGCTGGGTGACGTTCGGCGAAACCGTGCTTGCGCTGGCGGCGCTCTATCTCGGCTGGTTCGTCCTGGCGTTCGGGCTGGTCAGCTTCAACACGCACTTCTGA
- a CDS encoding dipeptide epimerase — MTGPSSVVLETHIEKLPLKQPFHITGYTFTECDALVVTLRDGELTGRGEGLGVYYRHDTPTAMIRQVEALRGLIEGGVTREQVLSLLPAGGARNALDCALWDLEAKRRNASVWQLAGIAEPRPLLTTYTLSADAPAEVETAARELKGAKAIKLKLTNDPLNAERVKAARRACPDAWLMVDANQGFTRDTLRDVVPTFIDAGVAVIEQPFPIGQEALFDGFDCPIPFAADESVQDRSDLARLVGRVQIINIKLDKCGGLTAGLALAREAGKLGFQLMVGNMGGTSWSMGPAFVLGSLCSVVDLDGPMFIRADRNPAISYQEGRVWCPDEVWGGPRNVAA; from the coding sequence ATGACCGGGCCGTCGTCCGTGGTATTGGAAACACACATCGAGAAGCTGCCGCTCAAGCAGCCGTTCCACATCACCGGTTATACCTTCACCGAATGCGATGCACTGGTGGTGACGCTGCGTGATGGCGAGCTCACCGGTCGCGGGGAAGGCCTGGGCGTCTACTACCGACATGACACGCCGACGGCGATGATCCGTCAGGTGGAAGCCTTGCGCGGCCTGATCGAAGGCGGCGTGACGCGTGAGCAGGTGCTGAGCCTGCTGCCTGCCGGCGGCGCGCGCAACGCACTGGATTGCGCGCTGTGGGATCTCGAGGCCAAGCGTCGAAACGCCTCCGTGTGGCAACTCGCGGGCATTGCCGAGCCGCGACCCTTGTTGACCACGTACACGCTGAGCGCGGATGCGCCGGCCGAGGTGGAAACGGCGGCGCGCGAGCTCAAGGGTGCGAAGGCGATCAAGCTCAAGCTCACCAACGACCCGCTCAACGCCGAGCGGGTAAAGGCGGCGCGACGAGCCTGTCCCGATGCATGGCTGATGGTGGACGCCAACCAGGGGTTCACACGCGACACCTTGCGCGATGTGGTGCCCACCTTCATCGACGCCGGCGTGGCGGTGATCGAGCAGCCGTTTCCGATCGGGCAGGAAGCCTTGTTCGACGGATTCGACTGCCCCATCCCCTTTGCCGCCGACGAGAGCGTGCAGGATCGCAGCGATCTCGCCAGGCTCGTGGGGCGCGTTCAGATCATCAACATCAAGCTCGACAAATGCGGTGGACTCACCGCGGGCCTTGCGCTCGCTCGCGAGGCAGGCAAACTGGGGTTTCAGCTGATGGTGGGAAACATGGGTGGCACGTCCTGGTCGATGGGGCCGGCCTTCGTGCTGGGCTCACTGTGTTCGGTGGTCGACCTGGACGGGCCGATGTTCATCCGTGCAGACCGAAACCCCGCCATCAGCTACCAGGAAGGTCGCGTGTGGTGCCCCGATGAAGTCTGGGGCGGCCCTCGCAACGTGGCCGCGTAG
- a CDS encoding peptide MFS transporter has translation MSKAAPAGRERQFLGHPIGLTVLFLTEMWEMFSFFGMRALLVYYMTKRLDITQEYASLIYGAYAAMVYFTPVLGGLIADRWLGKRRAVVVGGATMALGHFMMASEPLFYPALVTIALGNGLFLPCLASQIEGLYREGDVRSKSAYNIYYVGVNLGAFLAPLVCGFLGEAYGWHWGFAAAGVGMLVSLVIYVAGLRHLPAEPARLAQVRETRSPMSHAARRQLFFLMGVAAIVVVFRGAYEQVGNTIALWADVGVDRQVTTAWSLPMAWFQALDPLVVFAATPLLVARWSRLAKRGVDTPSLYKMAFGAAVVGASYLALAGVATWTEARGVHAHWAWLVGWFVLMTLGELYILPVGLGLFGRMAPEGLRATCIAIWFFAGFFGNLLAGALGTLWSKLPHGAFFLVIGGVAGGSAALLLMLGVRVGRDQMRDNPAHATMASP, from the coding sequence ATGTCCAAGGCAGCACCGGCAGGTCGCGAGCGTCAGTTCCTCGGTCATCCGATCGGACTGACGGTGCTGTTCCTCACCGAGATGTGGGAGATGTTCTCCTTCTTCGGCATGCGCGCCCTGCTGGTCTACTACATGACCAAGCGCCTGGACATCACGCAGGAATACGCCTCGCTGATCTATGGCGCCTATGCGGCGATGGTCTATTTCACGCCCGTGCTCGGCGGCCTCATCGCCGACCGCTGGCTGGGCAAGCGTCGCGCGGTGGTCGTGGGCGGCGCCACCATGGCGCTCGGCCATTTCATGATGGCGTCCGAGCCGCTGTTCTATCCGGCGCTGGTGACCATTGCGCTGGGTAATGGCCTGTTCCTGCCCTGCCTTGCCAGCCAGATCGAAGGGCTTTATCGCGAAGGCGACGTGCGCAGCAAGAGTGCGTACAACATCTACTACGTGGGCGTGAACCTCGGTGCGTTCCTCGCGCCGCTGGTATGCGGCTTCTTGGGCGAAGCCTACGGCTGGCATTGGGGGTTCGCGGCAGCGGGCGTCGGCATGCTCGTTTCGCTGGTGATCTATGTAGCGGGCCTTCGGCATCTGCCGGCGGAGCCCGCGCGCCTGGCGCAGGTGAGGGAAACCCGCTCCCCCATGAGTCACGCAGCGCGACGCCAGCTGTTCTTCCTCATGGGCGTGGCCGCCATCGTCGTGGTGTTCCGCGGCGCGTACGAACAGGTGGGCAACACCATTGCCTTGTGGGCGGATGTGGGCGTGGATCGACAGGTAACCACGGCGTGGAGCCTTCCCATGGCGTGGTTCCAGGCGCTGGACCCGCTGGTCGTCTTCGCCGCCACGCCGTTGCTGGTCGCCCGCTGGTCGCGGCTCGCCAAGCGTGGCGTGGACACACCATCGCTCTACAAGATGGCCTTTGGCGCGGCGGTGGTCGGCGCGTCGTACCTGGCGCTTGCCGGCGTGGCGACGTGGACGGAGGCACGCGGCGTCCACGCCCATTGGGCGTGGCTGGTCGGCTGGTTCGTACTCATGACGCTGGGCGAGCTCTACATCCTTCCCGTGGGCCTTGGCCTGTTCGGACGCATGGCGCCGGAAGGCTTGCGCGCGACCTGCATCGCCATCTGGTTCTTCGCCGGTTTCTTCGGAAACCTGCTGGCGGGAGCGTTGGGCACGCTGTGGAGCAAGCTGCCGCATGGCGCGTTCTTCCTGGTCATTGGCGGCGTGGCCGGCGGTTCGGCGGCCCTGCTTCTCATGCTGGGTGTTCGCGTGGGACGTGACCAAATGCGTGATAATCCGGCCCACGCCACCATGGCGTCTCCGTGA
- a CDS encoding MurR/RpiR family transcriptional regulator, whose translation MSKDLKQKLKENWEGYTTSERKVATYLLHNIRDLPFETATSVGKRVGVSPMTVGRFLRSLGYGSFGDLKEEIRGDNTWRHFYKPQEQAKDADEIDSHLQAETRGLASAHALARSKAWKNIIKLLVSADHVSVASFQHSTFLGLGLAKLLQQVRPRVIFSDGSDAAYLDLLLDSNKNSCVVLIDMRRYFRQFRTIAERVVERKIPLVLITDTDCYWARELTPHVLMVEASEVWHSFSAVSSLFSLIVADVSKERGDVMDRLSEINELRQDLVGYLGAAPGRPPKAR comes from the coding sequence ATGTCCAAGGACCTCAAGCAAAAGCTCAAGGAAAACTGGGAGGGCTACACGACCTCCGAACGCAAGGTGGCGACCTACCTGCTGCACAACATCCGCGACCTGCCTTTCGAAACGGCCACCTCGGTAGGCAAACGCGTAGGCGTCAGCCCGATGACCGTTGGCCGCTTCCTGCGCTCGCTGGGTTATGGAAGCTTCGGCGATCTCAAGGAGGAGATTCGCGGCGACAACACCTGGCGCCATTTCTACAAGCCGCAGGAACAGGCCAAGGACGCCGACGAGATCGACTCGCACCTGCAGGCGGAGACGCGCGGCCTCGCGAGTGCACACGCACTGGCGCGCAGCAAGGCGTGGAAGAACATCATCAAGCTGCTGGTCTCGGCTGATCATGTATCCGTGGCGAGCTTCCAGCACAGCACCTTCCTCGGCCTCGGCCTGGCGAAGCTGCTGCAGCAGGTGCGTCCGCGCGTGATCTTCAGCGACGGCTCCGATGCCGCCTACCTCGACCTGCTGCTGGACTCGAACAAGAACAGCTGCGTCGTGCTCATCGACATGCGGCGCTACTTCAGGCAGTTCCGTACCATCGCCGAACGCGTGGTCGAACGGAAGATCCCGCTGGTGCTGATCACCGATACCGATTGCTACTGGGCACGCGAACTCACGCCGCACGTGCTGATGGTCGAAGCCAGCGAGGTATGGCACAGCTTCAGCGCCGTCTCCAGCCTGTTCAGCCTCATCGTGGCCGACGTGAGCAAGGAACGCGGCGATGTGATGGACCGCCTCAGCGAGATCAACGAACTGCGCCAGGATCTGGTGGGTTACCTCGGCGCGGCGCCTGGTAGGCCGCCGAAGGCGCGATAA
- a CDS encoding GH92 family glycosyl hydrolase — protein MAFHPGDFFKHGRVTRVLALLCLSMPFMVAHASTPTPIDWVNPYIGTAGTGSEYGGTMPLVTTPFGMTNWTAQTRQNRVSVSAYNYADDHIEGFIGTHQPAIWMGDYGYVTLMPELDDATYTPEARRLAFTRQDETASPAYYAVTMQAGDGRRLRTEMTATDHCGYLRFSFPKASRAGVLVEATRPGVRGYVEVDAAHREIRGYNPDRQDAQLGPLALPNFKGYFVIRFRQPIKASHVYREAAEVQGRSDAEGSNVGAYVSFDTQRGEPIEAQVGTSFISIAQAQANLDAELPAWDFDARRQSLKDTWNAKLGLLDIDGATADQHQIFYTALYHALLYPRLFSEHGRYYSAFDDKVHDGVSYTDYSIWDTFRAEHSLLTLLAPERIDGMIQALLQDYREGGWMPKWPNPSYTNIMIGTHADSLVAEAIVKGFRGFDGQLAYAAVRKDAMTPPDGDTTRQWRDREPHTPYEARAGLTYALKLGYLPSDKVAESASSTLEESYDDYAVARVAQATGHEDDYAYFMRRASNYRLLFNPARGFMQARRADGSWASPSDGWTEGDEWAYLFAALHDIPGTIELLGGPAAAEAKLDAHFRDGHNHHDNEPSHHYGYLYDFMGAPWKTQARVRDIAASAYANTPVGILGNEDCGQMSAWYVFTAMGFYPLNPASGDYMIGSPLFTRLALKLGNGKSFIVTAKNNSTDNVYIQSAMLNGKPLDAPVITYQQIMDGGKLDFVMGPKPSGWAKSWRAQPVAH, from the coding sequence ATGGCATTCCATCCAGGTGACTTCTTCAAACATGGCAGGGTGACGCGCGTGCTGGCGCTGCTCTGTCTTTCCATGCCCTTCATGGTGGCTCACGCGTCCACGCCGACACCCATCGACTGGGTCAATCCCTATATCGGCACGGCGGGCACCGGCTCGGAATACGGTGGCACCATGCCGCTCGTCACCACGCCGTTCGGCATGACCAACTGGACGGCGCAGACACGGCAGAACCGCGTCAGCGTCAGTGCCTACAACTACGCCGACGACCACATCGAAGGCTTCATCGGCACGCACCAGCCGGCCATATGGATGGGCGACTACGGCTACGTCACCCTGATGCCCGAACTCGACGATGCGACGTACACGCCGGAAGCGCGCAGGCTTGCCTTCACCCGCCAGGACGAAACGGCTTCGCCCGCTTACTACGCGGTGACCATGCAGGCCGGTGACGGGCGCCGGCTTCGCACGGAAATGACGGCAACCGACCACTGCGGCTACCTGCGCTTCTCGTTTCCCAAGGCAAGCCGGGCAGGGGTGCTCGTCGAGGCGACGCGTCCGGGCGTTCGCGGCTATGTCGAGGTCGATGCAGCGCACCGCGAAATCCGCGGCTACAACCCGGACCGTCAGGATGCGCAGCTCGGCCCGCTGGCGCTGCCCAACTTCAAGGGCTACTTCGTCATCCGGTTCAGGCAACCCATCAAGGCGTCGCATGTCTACCGCGAGGCCGCCGAGGTGCAGGGGCGCAGCGATGCGGAAGGCAGCAACGTGGGAGCCTACGTATCGTTCGACACGCAACGCGGCGAGCCTATCGAGGCGCAGGTGGGCACCTCGTTCATCAGCATCGCCCAGGCCCAGGCCAACCTCGATGCCGAGCTTCCCGCGTGGGACTTCGATGCGCGGCGCCAATCCTTGAAGGACACATGGAACGCGAAGCTGGGCCTGCTCGATATCGACGGTGCAACGGCGGACCAGCACCAGATCTTCTACACGGCCCTCTATCACGCGCTGCTGTATCCGCGCCTGTTCTCCGAGCACGGCCGCTACTACAGCGCGTTCGACGACAAGGTGCACGATGGCGTGTCGTATACCGACTATTCGATCTGGGATACGTTCCGCGCCGAACACAGCCTGTTGACGCTGCTCGCACCCGAGCGGATCGACGGCATGATCCAGGCGCTGCTGCAGGATTACCGCGAAGGCGGCTGGATGCCCAAATGGCCCAATCCTTCGTACACCAACATCATGATCGGCACCCATGCCGACTCGCTGGTGGCTGAAGCGATCGTCAAAGGGTTTCGCGGTTTCGATGGGCAGCTGGCTTATGCCGCGGTGCGCAAGGACGCCATGACGCCTCCCGACGGCGACACCACGCGGCAATGGCGTGACCGCGAGCCCCACACGCCCTACGAAGCGCGCGCCGGCCTGACCTATGCGCTGAAGCTCGGTTACCTGCCTTCGGACAAGGTGGCCGAATCGGCATCGAGCACACTCGAAGAGTCGTACGACGACTACGCGGTTGCTCGCGTGGCCCAGGCTACCGGGCACGAGGACGATTACGCCTACTTCATGCGGCGCGCGTCCAACTATCGCCTGCTGTTCAATCCGGCACGCGGCTTCATGCAGGCGCGCCGCGCCGATGGCTCATGGGCGTCGCCCTCGGATGGCTGGACCGAGGGTGATGAGTGGGCCTACCTCTTCGCCGCGTTGCACGACATCCCGGGCACCATCGAACTGCTTGGCGGACCGGCGGCGGCCGAGGCGAAACTCGATGCCCATTTCCGCGATGGGCACAACCATCACGACAACGAACCAAGCCATCACTACGGCTACCTCTACGATTTCATGGGCGCACCCTGGAAAACCCAGGCCCGCGTGCGCGACATCGCCGCCAGCGCCTACGCCAACACACCGGTCGGCATCCTCGGCAACGAAGACTGCGGCCAGATGTCGGCGTGGTACGTCTTCACCGCCATGGGCTTCTATCCGCTCAACCCGGCGTCGGGCGACTACATGATCGGCAGCCCATTGTTCACGCGCCTCGCGTTGAAGCTGGGCAACGGCAAGAGCTTCATCGTCACCGCCAAGAACAACTCGACCGACAACGTGTACATCCAGTCGGCCATGCTCAACGGCAAGCCACTGGATGCGCCGGTCATCACCTATCAGCAGATCATGGACGGCGGAAAGCTCGACTTCGTGATGGGGCCGAAACCGTCGGGATGGGCGAAGTCCTGGCGGGCGCAACCGGTGGCGCATTAG
- a CDS encoding LysR family transcriptional regulator gives MKTTLDELQAFVAVVDTGSITAAAEQLELTISATSRTLSRLEEKLQTTLLTRTTRRLELTEEGAAFLQHARTILASVDEAEEQMAARRLRPIGRLRVDAATPFVLHVIVPHLAGFRARFPEVELELNSNEGIIDLIEKRTDVAFRIGVLKDSTLHARSLGTSRVRVLASPGYLKRRGTPTRSAQLAQHDLLGFTQPDSLNDWPLRDDNGNILHITPTIASSSGETLRQMALAGLGIVCLSDFLTREDRRSGRLVQLFARQTLDVRQSVNAVYYRNTTLASRITCFVDYMVEALGKKPFEE, from the coding sequence ATGAAGACGACCCTCGACGAATTGCAGGCCTTCGTGGCCGTCGTGGACACGGGTTCGATCACCGCGGCCGCGGAGCAACTGGAGCTGACCATCTCGGCCACCAGTCGCACCCTGAGCCGCCTCGAAGAGAAGCTGCAGACCACGCTGCTGACGCGCACCACGCGCCGGCTGGAGCTCACCGAAGAGGGCGCGGCCTTCCTGCAGCACGCCCGCACCATCCTCGCCTCGGTGGACGAGGCGGAAGAACAGATGGCGGCACGGCGCCTGCGCCCGATCGGACGCCTTCGCGTTGATGCGGCGACGCCGTTCGTGTTGCACGTCATCGTGCCTCATCTCGCCGGGTTCCGTGCCCGTTTCCCGGAAGTGGAGCTGGAGCTCAACTCCAACGAGGGCATCATCGACCTGATCGAAAAGCGTACCGACGTCGCGTTTCGCATTGGTGTCCTGAAGGATTCCACGCTGCACGCACGGTCGCTCGGCACCAGTCGCGTGCGCGTGCTGGCGAGTCCCGGTTACCTGAAGCGACGTGGCACTCCGACCCGGTCCGCGCAGTTGGCGCAGCACGATCTTCTCGGCTTCACCCAGCCCGACAGTCTGAACGACTGGCCGCTGCGCGATGACAACGGAAACATCCTCCACATCACGCCCACCATTGCGTCGTCCAGCGGCGAAACGCTCCGCCAGATGGCCTTGGCCGGCCTGGGCATCGTCTGCCTTTCCGATTTCCTGACGCGTGAAGACCGGCGATCGGGTCGACTGGTGCAGCTATTTGCCAGGCAGACGCTGGACGTCCGCCAATCCGTCAACGCCGTCTACTACCGGAACACGACGTTGGCCTCGCGCATCACCTGCTTCGTGGATTACATGGTCGAGGCCTTGGGCAAAAAGCCGTTCGAGGAGTAG
- a CDS encoding MFS transporter → MPLALLALTLAAFAIGTTEFVIVGLIPTIAGDLGVGLPSAGLLVSLYALGVAIGAPILSALTGRVPRKTLLAALMALFTVGNLVAWQAPNYESLIVARVLTGLAHGVFFSVGSIIATTLVPKEKAASAIATMFSGMTVAFVAGIPLGTFIGQHFGWRMTFLAVAAFGVIALIGALALVPNNIPHATPAPLRRQMRVLLEPRLLLVYAMTAVGYGGSLIAFTFLAPILEDIAGFKPDMVGVALLAYGVSVAIGNVWGGRLADQRGPVSALKIIFGLLAVVLLVLTFTAPSKPLVVLTVLAWGAVAFGNVPALQVYVVRQAEHVAPEATDVAAGFNISAFNLGVAGGSWAGAQVVSHLGLAHTPWIAALVTLGAFGLTVLAGRLDNRTASTQLAQA, encoded by the coding sequence ATGCCTCTCGCACTGCTTGCCCTGACCCTGGCGGCCTTCGCCATCGGCACCACGGAGTTCGTCATCGTCGGCCTGATCCCGACGATTGCCGGTGACCTCGGCGTGGGCCTTCCCTCGGCCGGCCTGCTGGTCAGCCTCTACGCCCTTGGCGTCGCCATCGGCGCGCCCATCCTGTCCGCGCTGACCGGCCGCGTGCCGCGCAAGACGCTGCTCGCCGCGCTGATGGCGCTGTTCACCGTCGGCAACCTCGTCGCATGGCAGGCGCCGAACTACGAATCGCTGATCGTCGCCCGCGTGCTGACCGGCCTCGCGCACGGCGTATTCTTCTCGGTCGGCTCGATCATCGCGACCACCCTCGTGCCGAAGGAAAAGGCCGCGAGCGCGATCGCGACGATGTTCAGCGGCATGACCGTCGCGTTCGTCGCCGGCATTCCGCTCGGCACCTTCATTGGCCAGCACTTCGGCTGGCGCATGACCTTCCTTGCCGTTGCCGCGTTTGGCGTGATCGCGCTGATCGGTGCGCTGGCCCTGGTGCCGAACAACATCCCGCATGCCACGCCTGCACCGCTGCGCCGCCAGATGCGCGTACTGCTGGAACCGCGCCTGTTGCTGGTCTATGCGATGACGGCCGTGGGTTACGGAGGCTCGCTGATTGCCTTCACCTTCCTCGCGCCCATCCTCGAAGACATCGCCGGCTTCAAGCCCGACATGGTCGGCGTGGCGCTGCTGGCGTACGGCGTGTCGGTCGCGATCGGCAATGTGTGGGGCGGACGTCTCGCTGACCAGCGCGGTCCGGTGAGCGCCCTGAAGATCATCTTCGGACTGCTGGCCGTCGTGCTGCTGGTGCTGACCTTCACTGCGCCCAGCAAGCCGCTGGTGGTGTTGACGGTGCTGGCGTGGGGCGCCGTGGCTTTCGGCAACGTGCCAGCCCTGCAGGTGTATGTCGTGCGGCAGGCCGAACACGTGGCGCCCGAAGCCACGGATGTCGCCGCCGGCTTCAACATCTCCGCATTCAATCTCGGCGTGGCCGGTGGTTCCTGGGCCGGCGCGCAAGTGGTGAGTCATCTCGGCCTGGCGCATACGCCGTGGATCGCCGCACTGGTGACGCTCGGCGCCTTTGGACTGACCGTACTCGCTGGCCGTCTGGACAACCGCACCGCGTCGACCCAGCTCGCACAAGCCTGA
- the dkgB gene encoding 2,5-didehydrogluconate reductase DkgB, which yields MSIPTFGVGTFRLTGQTVIDSVRTALELGYRAVDTAQIYGNEAEVGQAIVDSGIERDELFVTTKIWTENYAKNKLVPSLRDSLEKLRMPYVDLALIHWPAPGNGVDLSEYMTALAEAKALGLTRQIGISNFNIELTKQAIAAVGKNEIATNQIELSPYLQGRKLTAFLKEQDITVTSYMTLAYGKVLKDPVLAKIADKHHATVAQVALAWALQLGYAVIPSSTKRENLASNLLARDLHLDADDMAKIAALERDGREVNPAGLAPAWD from the coding sequence ATGAGCATTCCAACCTTTGGTGTCGGTACCTTCCGCCTGACCGGCCAGACCGTCATCGACTCGGTGCGCACCGCGCTGGAACTCGGCTATCGCGCCGTCGACACCGCGCAGATCTACGGCAATGAAGCCGAGGTTGGTCAGGCCATCGTCGACAGCGGCATCGAGCGCGACGAGCTGTTCGTCACCACCAAGATCTGGACCGAGAACTACGCGAAAAACAAGCTGGTACCCAGCCTGCGAGACAGCCTGGAAAAGCTGCGCATGCCCTATGTCGATCTCGCCCTGATCCACTGGCCGGCACCCGGCAACGGTGTCGATCTGTCCGAATACATGACCGCGCTGGCCGAAGCGAAGGCCCTGGGCCTCACCCGGCAGATCGGCATTTCCAACTTCAACATCGAGCTGACGAAACAAGCGATCGCGGCCGTAGGCAAGAACGAAATCGCCACCAACCAGATCGAGCTGAGCCCCTACCTGCAGGGCCGCAAGCTGACCGCGTTCCTCAAGGAACAGGACATCACGGTCACGTCCTATATGACGCTGGCCTATGGCAAGGTACTGAAGGACCCGGTGCTGGCGAAGATCGCGGACAAGCACCACGCGACGGTGGCCCAGGTGGCGCTGGCGTGGGCGCTGCAGCTTGGCTATGCGGTGATTCCCTCGTCGACCAAACGCGAGAACCTCGCCAGCAACCTGCTTGCCCGCGACCTGCACCTCGATGCAGACGACATGGCGAAGATCGCCGCGTTGGAGCGTGATGGCCGCGAAGTGAACCCCGCTGGCCTCGCGCCGGCGTGGGATTGA